The Insulibacter thermoxylanivorax DNA segment AATGAAAAGCACGAAGAGCAACAAATTGGTCAAGCTTGAAACTATTCCCAACAACGAAGAATTCGGACAGCTGTTCATTGGATACAACCGGATGATCGATCAGATCAATCAGTTGCTGAAACGGATCATCGATGAGCAGAACACGATCCGTAAAGCGGAACTCAGTGCGCTGCAGGCACAGATCAAACCGCATTTCCTGTATAACACCCTGGATTCCATTACATCGCTTGCCATGATGGGACAAAACGATCAGGTCATCGAGATGCTGGAAGCGCTGGGCAGTTATTATCGATTAAGCGTCAGCAAAGGACGCGAGTTGATCACCGTTGAAGAGGAAATCTCCATGGTACGCAATTACTTGCTGATCCAGAAAGTGCGCTATCGCGATCTTTTTGATGTGGAATATGAAGTGGACGAGAATTGCTTGCAAGTGCCGATCCTTAAGCTGGTCTTACAGCCCCTGGTCGAAAATTCGCTGTATCACGGGATCAGAAACATGGGAAGCAAAGGCACCATCCGAATCAGCGCCCGCCTCGCTGATGGATGGCTGCACTTATCCGTCAGCGACGACGGCGTCGGCATGACTGCCGAGCAGATCCAGCAGATAACAGCGATGGAAAACAAGGGCGAGAAGAGCAGTTTCGGCCTGAAAGGAACGATGGAAAGACTGCGGATCTACTATAACGGCAAAAACGAATTTATCATCAACAGCGAACCGGGCAAAGGAACAACGATTACCATACGGATTCCTGCAGGAGATGAGAACACATGGAGAAATTGAAGATCTTGATTGTCGATGATGAGTATTTGATCCGAAATCTGATCCGCATGTGCCTCGATTGGGAGAAACACGGCTTTACCATTATCGGTGAAGCATCGAGCGCCCTGGAGGCGCTGGACTTGCTCGAAGAGCTGGAGCCGGATATCATCTTCACGGATATTTCCATGCCGCACATGGACGGCATTACCTTCAGCAGCAAGGTACTCAACCTGTATCCCTATACCAAAATCGTCATCATCACGGGCTATGATGAATTTGATTATGCACAAAGGAGCATTAAGCTGGGCATATCTGATTTTATCCTCAAACCGATCCGCGCCGCTGAACTGTTGGATGTGATGAACAAGTTAAAACACCAGATCGAAGAGGAAAGGGCACGGGATGAACAGTTAGAGGCGCTGCGCAAGGAACTGGAACGAAATCTGCCGGTGCTGAGGGAAAAATTCGTCGCCAGCTGGTTAGAAGGGAATATTGCCAAGGATGAGCTGAGGGACAAATGCCGTTACTACAACATGCCCTCAGTCATCCGTGAGGGAAACGTGCAAGCCGCTGTCATAGAAGTCGCCCTTTCTGCAAAAGATAAAACAGAAGAACAACTCCTGCTAAAGGAGATGCAGTGCAAAAACCGAACAGAAGCTTTCTTCGAACATGATGAGCGGATCATGGTAGTGTCCGATGCCAAAAACCGCATCGTGATACTGGCCATGAATCGAGCCGAAAACTTGGTGAATGATTGCGAACGGCTGATCACGGTGTTGACCAAAGCCTTCGATTGCGAGGTCAATATCGGTGTCGGGCGGCTGCACGAATCATTGGAAGACGTACCCGAATCCTATTGGGAAGCCTGTCGTGCCCTCCGCTACAAAGTGTTCACCGGCAAAAACCAGGTCATCTACTATGACGACGTGGTCGCGAGCAGGGGACAGCAGTATCGTTCCAATCCGGACTTACTGCAGCAGCTGCATTTTTATATCAGTGCAGGTGCTGCTGATCAAGCCATGAAGATCCTGCATCAGATATTCGATATCTCCTTCTCCGATGCGTCGCAGATCCGTCTGGCAATCATGGATGTGGTCACCCATTGCATCCATGCAGCCATCGAACAGCAGATCGACGGCGAACACGTCTTCAAGAAGGATACGCTGACGGCCATCCTGTCTGCCGACGATCTTCCGGAAGCCATGAGACAGATCGAGGGCTATGTACGCCACTTAGCAGAGCAGATCGATGCCAAAAGCCGGGGCGACAAACAAGACCTGGTCAGCCAAGTGAAGGCGTATATCGAGGACAACTTGGGAGACCCCGACCTAAAGCTGCAATCCGTAGCAGAGCTTTTCTATGTCAGTCCAGGTCATCTCAGCCGTCTCATGAAGCAGGAAACCGGACAATCCTTTGTGACCTATTTGACGAACCAGCGGATGAAAAAAGCCGCTGCCTTGCTTCGGGAAACGGATCTAAGGGGATACCAGATCGGTGAACAGGTCGGCGTTCCCGATCCCCACTATTTCAGCCATGTGTTCAAGAAGAACACCGGCATGTCCATCAGTGAATACCGGGAACGGTTTGCCCCCAAGAAAGGTGATCAGGTTGAAGAACAGGATGTTTGAATTTTGAAACTTCATGCTTGAATATTGCATGGGATTCAAATCAGGAGCATCTTACAATGGGCATGAAAGCACATACAAGAAAGGGGTAGCAACTAAAGATGAAAGCGTTATTCAAAAAATCCATGATCGCAGTGTTGTCCTTCGTCCTGCTCATCAGCCTTGCCGCTTGTGGAAGCGGTTCAAAATCCAAGAGCAACAATGCAGGCGACGGAACGGCGGGCGGAAATGAAACCAAAACCATCGAATTGACACTCTGGGATCAGTCCGTCGGTAATACAGACCCATCCGCCAAACTGATTCCGGAAATCGTGGAAACCTGGAACAAAGAGAACCCTCACATCCAGGTGAAGCGCACAGGTACATCAGGTGAACAATACAAGACCAAGATCAAAACCGCTATCGCAGCCAATGAAGCACCGGATATTTTCTACGGCATGGGCGGCGGGAGCTTCATGCAGCCGTACATCGAAAACGGCGATGTCCTCGACATTACGGATTACGTAACAGAAGATGTGAAGGCAAGAATTAAGCCGGGCGTCATCGAAACGCTGGAACACAACGGAAGGCTCTTTACACTTCCGGTTTATACGCACATCGCTAACCTGTACATCAACACAGAATTGTTTGAAAAAGCAGGAGCAGAAATTCCTACTACTTATACAGAACTGCTGGAAGCTGTTGCGAAGCTCCGCGCTGCAGGCATAACGCCGGCTGTTCTCGGCGAGAAAGACCGCTGGCCGGGCATGTATTGGTACAACATCATCGCGATGCGTCAAGCTGGTCATGATGCAGTAGTTGAAGCGTTCCATGATCCGTCCAAATGGAACTCCCCGGACTTCGTGGAAGCGGCTCGTAAGATGCAAGAGCTGGTCAAGGCCGGTCTGTTTAACGACAGCATGTTCAGCATGAGCTATGATGAGATGCTCGGCGCATTCAACGCGGGCAACGGCGCTATGATGTTCCAAGCTAACTGGGTAAATGCCGGTATTGAGGATCCATCCTCGGCCACGAAGGGTAAAGTTGTCGTCGTTCCGTTCCCGGTATTTGAAGACGGTAAAGGAACGGTAAATGAATTCTTCGGCGGGTCTTCAGACGGATACTACATCAGCAGCAGCACCAAGCATCCGGATGAAGCTTATCAATTCCTGCTGTATCTGAGTGAACAACTTGGTACGCGCGGATTCCTCATGGGAGCAGGCCTGCCGACTTGGAACACAGACGGTCTTGATACCTCCAGCCTCTCTCATCTGGATCTGACCTTTGCTGAGCTGATGGATACGGCAGAATCGTTCATCCCATGGTGGGATAACATCTTCCCGGCAACATCGGCTGAAACACACAAAAACCTGGTTGCACAACTGCTGGCAGGCGACCTTACTCCTGAACAATTCGCTGAAGAGATGTCCAAGTTAGAACCTACAGAATTGAACCTGCAATGATCATAAGCGCACGGTCGATGCAGCAGGGGAACGATCTCCCCTGCTGCATCCTCCCGCATCTAACGCTTGGAGGGAGCTTGCTGTATGGATAAAGTATTTTCAAACAAAAGGGACATCGCGATATTCGTCGGTCCGACCCTTTTGCTTTTTTTTGGGATTGTATTGATTCCGATTTTCGTATCTAGTTATTACAGCCTGCTGGAATGGAACGGCGTTACGAAACCGACATTCATCGGCCTGGACAACTACGTTGAGATGTTCACCGACTCGCGGGCGCTGAATTCGATGAAAAACTCTTTGCTCTATGCCGGTGCATCGGTCTTCATCCAATTGCCCATCTCGCTTCTGCTTGCTTTAATCCTCGCATCAGGGATTAAGGGAGAAGGGTTCTACCGCACGGTATACTTCATTCCGGTTCTGTTATCCACCGTTGTGATCGCACAGCTCTGGTCGAAGATCTACAATGCCGACTACGGGATGCTCAACACCTTGCTGACCAATATCGGACTTCCCCATTTGGCGCAGGATTGGCTTGGACAACGGGAAACCGCCTTGGCTGCTTCGTTCATCCCAACCTTGTGGCAATATGTTGGGTACCACATGCTCTTGATGTATGCAGGAGCCAAGTCGGTCTCGCCGGAACTCATCGAAGCGGCTAAGATCGACGGTGCATCTACCATTCGGACGGCCTTCTCCATCGTCATTCCGCTGATGAAACCGATTCTTAAAGTCAGCTTAGTGTTCTCTGTCATCGGTGCACTCAAGATCTTCGATCTGATCTATGTATTGACCGGCGGCGGACCGTTCTTTACAACCGAGGTTCCGAGCACTTTGATGTACACGACGATCTTCGATACGTACCGGTACGGTTACGGAAGTGCTTTGTCCGTCTTTATCATCTTAGAGTGCTTGCTTTTCACGGTTATCATCAACAAATTTTTCAAAACGGACTATTGAGGAGTGAGAAGAATGGAAGCAGCAATCTCGGGACAACCTCGGAAATCCAAGCTGTTCTACAGGATCGGCATGATCCTGCTGCAAGCGATGCTCGTCCTCTTCGCTGTCGTGCAGATCTATCCGCTCATCTGGCTGGCCTTCTTTTCACTGAAGGATAACAGCGAGATTTTCAGCGGGGATGTCTTGGGACCGCCCAAACAATTTCTATGGAGCAACTATACCAAGGCTCTCTCCGACGGAAATGTGCTGACTTATTTTATAAACAGCGTGTGGGTCACCGCAGTTACGATCTTCCTCGTATTGCTCCTCTCCTCCATGTCCGCTTATGCTATCACCCGGATGAAATGGAGATTTAGCAATGCGACGATGACGCTCATCTTGCTTGGCATGATGGTGCCGATCCACGCCGCGCTGCTGCCGCTCTTCATGGTGCTTAGAAATCTGAAACTGCTGAACACCCATTGGGCGCTTATCATCCCATACGTAGCATTCGGGCTCCCGCTCGCGATATTTATTCTCGCCAGCTTCTTCAAAGGTGTTCCCCGCGAGATGGAAGAATCAGCCGTAATGGATGGATGCGGTATATACCGGACGTTCTTCTTCATCGTATTGCCGCTTGTTCGTCCGGCGCTGGTGACTGTGGCGATCTTTACCTTCCTGTCCTCGTGGAACGAGCTGATGTTTGCCGTCACCTTCATCAATGACACCATCTATCAGACGTTGACGGTCGGGATCATGTCCATGGTCGGAACCTATATTACCCAATGGGGTATCATCGGGGCAGGTTTGATGATCTCTACGATTCCTACGATCATCATCTATTTGCTCCTCAACAAACAAGTGCAGGAAAGTATGATCGCAGGAGCCGTCAAAGGCTGAGCAGCAGGGACAAGGACATAACACGCATACACTGGACTCCGTTCATGACGGGGTCCTTTTTTTGTAATGCTGACTCACAATTAAATACGCCTGCATACGCCATCAAAAAAGCGCCCATCCCAATACCAGCTCTCAACACCGGTACCGAGACAGACGCTTGAGCACATTTGGTTCCTATACCCATTCGCCCGTCACTTCAGCCTCAACTTCGCTAGGAAGGTTTCTTCGTCCAATACCGTCACGCCCAGTTCCTGCGCCTTCTTCAGCTTGCTGCCTGCTTTCTCGCCGGCGATGACGAAATCCGTCTTCTTCGAGACGCTTCCCGCCACCTTCGCTCCCGCCTGCTCGAGGAGCTTCGCGGCTTCCCCCCGCGTCATCTTCTGCAGCGTGCCTGTCAGCACGACGTTCTTGCCGCTGAATTCGCTGACTATGGCTGTCTCCCCCGCGAGCTCCGGTTCCTCGAACTGGGGTGAAACCCCCGCTGCCAGCATCCGATCGATGCTTTCCTTGACACGCGGATCGGCAAAGAACGAGATGATGCTCTCGGCGACGATCTGACCGACGTCAGGAATCTGCAGCAGCTCCTCGACGGTGGCTTGGCGGACCGCCTCCAAACTCTTGAAGTGCTCGGCCAAAGACCTCGTCGTGGTGATTCCCGTATTCGGAATGCCAAGCGCAAAGAGGAAGGACGCAAGATCGCACTGCTTGCTCTTCTCAATCGCATCGAGCAGTTTCTGCGCTTTCCGCTCACCAAACCGCTCCAAGCGGATAAGATCCTCGAACTTCAGATCATAGAGATCTGCCGGATCCCTAACGTCCAGCTCGGTGAAGAGTTGATCAGCGGTCATGATGCTTAAGGACTCGATGTCCATCGCATTGCGCGAAGCGAAGTGGGTCAGACGGGCGACCATCTGCGGCTTGCAGCCGAGGCTGTTCTCGCAGAACAAGTGCGCGCCGCGCTGCACTAGTTTCGAGCCGCAGGCCGGGCACTCTTCGGGGTACTGAATCTCTTCCCCGTCCTTCTCATCGGTCACCTTGCCCAGGATCTCCGGGATCACATCGTTCGAACGGCGAATGTAGACTTCTGCGCCCAGCGCATGCTTCACATTCTTCCGTTCGATATCGCCGATGTTGTTGAGCGTGCACCGCTGTACTGTCACGCCGCCGATCTCAACGGGCTCAACAATCGCTACAGGCGTAATCTTGCCTGTACGTCCGACCTCCCACGTCACATCGCGCAGGATCGTCGTCACTTCTTCTGCTTCAAATTTATAAGCGATCGCCCAGCGCGGGAACTTCTCCGTATAGCCCAGCACTTCGCGCGTCCGCAGATCCGTCAGCTTGATCACCGCGCCGTCGATCAGATAATCCAGCTCATGGCGCCGTGCTTTGATCGCTTCGAGCTCCGCCTTCACTTCGTCCATCGTCTGCACGAAGGCGATATACGGATTGACTTTGAAGCGATTATCCTTAAGGAACTGCACCATCTCCTGATGGGTCGCGAACAGCTGGCGATCGGAATAACCGACATTGTAGATAAAAGCATCCAGCTTCCGCTCCGCTGTCACCGCCGGGTTTAGGTTGCGCAAGGCGCCGGCTGCGGCATTGCGTGCATTTTTGAGCGGTTCTGTTGCCGTTTTGTTATATTGTTCAAGCACGGACAGATACATGATCCCCTCGCCCTGCACCTCGATGATCCCGTCGCGGTAAGGGATCGTCAGCGGGATGGAGCGGATCGTCTTCACCTGGGCCAGGATGCCTTCGCCTGTGATCCCGTTGCCCCGCGTTGCCGCTTGCACGAGCACCCCATGATCATAGGTCAGGTTGATCGTGAGGCCGTCATATTTTAACTCCACAGAGAACGTCGGCTCGGGAAGCGGATCTTCTGGATGTTCCCGATTGTATTCATGGATCAGCCGGGTCACCCGTTGGTACCATGCCTCCAGATCGTCATCCGTCTGCGCCTTGTCCAGACTCCACAGGCGGGCGAGGTGCCGATGCTCCTCGAAGCCCTCCAAGATCTCCCCGCCGACGCGTTGCGTTGGCGACTCAGGCAGGATGACGCCGGTTTCCCGCTCCAGACGAACCAGTTCGTCATACAGCTGATCATATTCCGCATCGCTGATCTCCGGCTGGTCTAATGTGTAATATAGATAATTGTGGTGATTCAGCTCATCCACCAGTTGCTTCATGCGATCCATAGGCGAAGCCATCTCACTAAGCCTCCTTTGTTCAAACACGCCCTACGCCTTCGTAATCGGCGCGAATCGGGCCAGCAGCTTCTTGATCCCCGTCGGAGCAGGGAACGCGATCTGCAGTTCCTGATCATCTCCGCTGCCCTTCACCGAGACGACGGTGCCGATGCCCCATTTCTTATGGGAGACCTTGTCCCCCGTCTTCCACTCCACGGATCCGCCGCCTCCATCCCCGCCGGACTGGTTAGCAGCGCCGCCGATCACGCGTCCCGCACCATAGGTGGAACGGGAAGCAGCGCGCCGGCCGTTGGACGACCGCTGCGCCGCACCGCTGCTGCTCCAGCTTGAGCCGGCATCCGGCTCATCGACGGCATCCCAGTCATCCATCCATCGGCTCCCGCTGTAGCGGCTGACCCCGCCATAACCTCCGGAGCGGCCATAGCCGCTTGCTCCGCCATAGCCGGCCCTGCCATAACCGCCTGCGCCTCCGTAACCATAGCCGCCATCAGCATCTCCGCCGACCACTTCCGTGATCTCCTCCGGAATCTCTTGCAGGAAGCGCGACGGCATATTCAGATTTGTCCGACCGAACAAGGTGCGCATCCTGGCGCAGGACAGCACCAATTTCTCTTCTGCCCGCGTTATCGCAACATAGGCGAGGCGGCGTTCCTCCTCCAATTCTTCCGGATCGTTCAACGCCCGGCTGTGCGGGAACACCCCTTCCTCCATGCCGATTACGAACACATAAGGGAACTCCAAGCCCTTCGCGCTGTGCATCGTCATAAGCGTCACTCGGTCCTCGGGGTCCTCCGGGTTCTCATCGGCCAGCGTATCAATATCGGCGATCAGCGCCAGATCCGTCAGGAAGGCGAGCAGGGATTTATCTTCATTCTTCTCTTCATAATCCTGCGTTACCGACAGGAACTCATCGATATTCTCAACCCGTGTGCGCGATTCGATCGTATTCTCCTGTGCGAGCTGCGCCCGATACCCGGTCCTCTCCAGCAGCTGCTCCGTCAGCTCCGTTACCGGCAGGTAATCCGCCATCTGCCGAAGCTGATCGATAAGCTGTTTGAAATCATACAGCGCATTCTTCTGTCTGGTGCCGATCTCGATCGCATCCAGCTCGTCCAAACTCGCGAAGAGCGAGAGGCCTCTGCCGGCTGCATAAGCGGTCAGCACATCCAAAGTGGCTTGTCCGATCCCCCGCTTCGGTTCGTTGACGATCCGCAGGAAGCTGATATCGTCGTCCGTGTTCGAGACAAGCCGCAAGTAGGCGAGCAGATCCTTGATCTCCTTCCGCTCGTAGAAGCGGATGCCGCCGACGATCTGATACGGGATATTGGATTTGAGGAAGATTTCCTCGATCACCCGGGACTGGGCGTTCGTGCGGTACAGGATGGCATGATCCCGGTAGGAGCGGCCGTCGCGGATATGCTGCTGAATCTCGCTGACGATGTGATAGCCCTCCGCATGCTCCGAATCGGCATAGTAGATCTTGATCTTGCTGCCGTCGCCCCGATCCGTCCACAGGTTCTTCGGCTTGCGTCCGGTATTGCGGGAGATCACTTCATTGGCCGCTTTCAGGATAAAGCCCGTTGAGCGGTAGTTCTGCTCCAGCATAATCGTCTTCGCTTCCGGATAGTCCTTCTCGAAGTTTAAGATATTGGAGATATCCGCTCCGCGCCAGCGGTAGATCGACTGGTCGCTGTCGCCGACAACGCACAGGTTGCGGTGCGCCGCCGCCAGATATTTGCACAACATATACTGCGCATGGTTCGTGTCCTGATATTCATCCACATGAATATAGCGGAACTTCTTCTGATAGTAATCCAGCACTTCCGGCTCTTGCTTGAACAACTCGATCGTCTTCATGATCAAGTCATCGAAGTCCAGGGCATGGTTGCTGCGCAATTTCCGTTCATAGAGCTGGTAGACTTGGGCGGTGATTTTCTTAAAATGATCAAAACCCGCGCTGTCCGCATACTTCGCCGCATCGATCAGTTCGTTCTTCGCACTGCTGATCATCGACAGGATCGCACGCGGTTCGTAGATCTTCGGATCGAGGTTCAGCTCCTTCAGGCAGGCGCGGATCACCGACAGCTGATCGTCTGCATCGAGGATCGTAAAGGCAGACTTATATCCGATGCGCTCGATATCCCGCCTCAAGATGCGCACGCACATGCTGTGGAAGGTGGATACCCAGATATCGTGCCCCTCGGCGCCGACCAGCTTGGTCACCCGCTCCTGCATCTCCCTTGCCGCCTTATTGGTGAACGTAATGGCGAGGATCGCCCAGGGCGGAGCCTTGCGCGTCGCGATCAGATAAGCGATGCGATGCGTCAGCACCCGCGTCTTGCCGCTTCCTGCCCCGGCCATGATCAAGAGCGGGCCTTCCGTCGTCTGCACAGCTTCGCGCTGACGATCATTCAATTGCTGGATGACTTCTTCAATATCAATAGATGGGCTCATCGCTATACTCCTTTAGTACCTAAGATCATTCCGCACCTAAGAACATTCCGCTAACGGTCAACCACCGTTTCCAAAGCACGCTCGATATCCTCATAGATGATATTGCCGACGACGATCGTATCCGCCGCAGCCAGCGCTTGCCGCGCCCGCTCCGCGGAATCGATCCCGCCGCCGTAGAAAAGCTGTGACTCCTCAAGGGTGTCCCGCACCTCGCGCACCAGATCCATATCGCCGAACTTCCCGCTGTACTCCAAGTAGCAGACGGGTAAGCGGAACAACTTCTCTGACAAGTTCGCACAGGCGATCACATCTTGCCGGCCCAGATTCGCATCGGCTTGGGTCAGCCTGGCTACCGTTGAATCTTCATTTAATACGACGTATCCTTCCGGGACCAGGGACTCCCAAGGGAGCATCTTGCCGAACTGTTTGAGCGCTTCCCGGTGGCGGCCGGTGATCCACTGCCCCTGTCTGGAATTCAGCACCACGGGGATCAGATAGAGATCGAAGCCCGGCACAACCGCTTCTATCGTCGAGATCTCGCTCACGCAGGGCAGCTCATACCGCCTGACCCGCGCTAGGAGATCGATGGTGTTGTCGAAGGTCACTCCGGTGGAGCCGCCGACGACGATCGCATCCGTACCGGATGTACAGATGCGGTCGAGATGCTCGTCCGAGATCTCCTTATCCGGATCTAACTTAAACACATGCCGCCAATGGCGAATATCTTCATGCATCCTTTCACACCTGCTTTCCCTTCACTCCGGCGCCTGGGATTCCTGCGGCACCGGCTGATTCGGACATCGTCCCTAAGGACCTTCCATCAAAAATAGTCTAAACCTTCTACCCTATCATAGCAAACGAAACATATGTTCGACAACACGCACAAAACAAGGAGCCGACGGCCAACTTACGGCGCTCATCGACTCCCTGTCATCTTCTCGTCCCCTCATGGCCTCTCAGCGGCTTCCTCTTCCGTTGATGTATAGGAAGAGGTGCCGGCCGTCGCAGCCGTACTTGCAGCACGATCGCTCGAAGTCCCCTCAGGATGCCCGAATTCTTGGTTAAATCCGAAGGTTCCCGGCTGATGGGCCTGCAGTTCGGTCGGATCGTCAGCTGCCGCTTCATCATATAAGGACTCTGTTCGTCTCCGTTCCTTGGACGGATCGCCGGACGGTTCAGCGGCAGTTGGCCTATGTACTTGACTATATTGACCGTAAGTGTTCACCATGTCCTGCACCCTCTGTGCAGACTGCATTGACGCAGGCGGATCATCCCTGTGATGCATGGGATATGCCGGCTGCTGGAACCGCTGAGGCTGCTGATATTGCTGAGCTTGTCCGGTATAACCTCCGGTTTGACCGACACTTAGTCCATAGGAAGAAGGCATCGTACCCCACATCGTGCCCCAGGCTGCGCTCGGACCTTGTCCCGCTTCATATCGCAGCTGATGGTGCACATAGGCATGGAGTTCATTGCCTTCCTGTTGGCTGTGAAGGATGCACTGTCGAACATCCTCCTGCCGGGCCGGCTGCGGCCGTGCGATCATCCCCAGCTCGATCATGCTGCGAAGCAGCGTATCATGATGCTGGCAAGTCCGCTCAACCAGGCCTTGGAAGAATCTTCGCACCTCCGGATGATGGGCTTCCAGCGCCGCCGCTGCATATTCCTGAGCAGCCCGCTTCAGCTCCGCCATGACGAGCAGCAGGAGCTGGCGATCCCCGGACTCTGCCGCCAGCGTCTGCCGCTGCTGGTGATGCACATCATTCGTCATCTATTCCGCTCCTCTCATACTTCTAGTTATCTAATGAAGAAATCCCGTCTGCTGCTTCATCACCATCATCCCCTGATCGAAGAGCTGCAGACGCTCTCTGGCCATGCTGCTGAGCGCTTGGCGGAGACCGGGATGATGGATCTGATTGGCGCCGCCGGCACACAGTTTCGCCAGCAAGCCCTCGTTATGCAAAACTTGCTCAAGCAGCGTGAATTCTCGGATCGTCATCCCCTGCATCCCATGGAATCCAAGCGGCTGATGGTAGTTGGTCTGCACGCGCAGCGACCTCCTATTCCTGTAGTCCACCCTATTGTTTCCAAATGGGAGCAGGATTATTTCCGCTTCGCTGTTGCTGCTGATTCCTCTGATCCAGAGTGATTTTATGTATTGTTAATCGGTCGTGCGCATGCTAATATGATGGTAATAAAATTTGAAGGCAATGTTACCGCAAGGTACAACCTCGGAGCGATTGAAGCGATTCGTTCTGAAGTTGTACCTTTTTTTATATTTCTATCATTATCTATTCCATGGGAGGGATCCGTATGAATCTGGAAGCTATCTTCCATCGCACCGGGGACAACTGGTGTTACATGTACGATCGGGATACCGTACATATCCGCATTCGTACGAAACGGGGGGATATGGAGCGCGTCGATGTCTATGCCGGGGACAAATATGATTTTGAACAAACTCTGCAGCGCATTCCGATGACCGTCTTCGCCTCCGATGCTCTGTTCGACTATTGGCAAGCAGAAGTGACGACGCCGCATCGCCGCTTGCAATATTACTTCGGCTTCACCTCCGGCGGCCGGACGATCTATATGACCGAAGCCGGGTTTATGAATGAACCGCCTTCCGGGGTGACGGGCGTCTTCGAATATCCGTTCCTCCATGAGTCGGATATGCTCGATCCGCCGGAGTGGGTCAAACACGCTGTCTTCTATCAGATCTTCCCGGAGCGTTTCGCCAACGGCGATCCGTCCAACGATCCCGAGAACGTCGAACCCTGGGGCGGGACGCCTCAGCCGCATAATTTCTTCGGCGGCGACCTGCAGGGCGTGATCGACCATCTTGACTATCTGGAAGAGCTCGGTGTAAACGCTGTCTACTTCACTCCGATCTTCGAAGCGACGACGAACCACAAATATGACACCAGCGACTACAAGCGGGTCGATCCGCACTTCGGCGATACGGAGACCTTGCAGACGCTTGTGAAAGAAGCCCATAAACGGGGAATTCGCGTCTTGCTGGATGCGGTCTTTAACCACAGCGGCGGCCAGTTCCCACCGTTCTTGGATGTACTGGAGAAAGGCGAGCAATCCCCTTATAAGGATTGGTTCCATATCCTCGACGATCCGCCGCGAGTTGTAGACGGACGGCCAACCTACCGCGCCTTCGCCTTCGAACCGCATATGCCGAAGCTGAACACGCAGCATCCGGAAGTCAAGACCTACCTCCTCGACGT contains these protein-coding regions:
- a CDS encoding carbohydrate ABC transporter permease gives rise to the protein MDKVFSNKRDIAIFVGPTLLLFFGIVLIPIFVSSYYSLLEWNGVTKPTFIGLDNYVEMFTDSRALNSMKNSLLYAGASVFIQLPISLLLALILASGIKGEGFYRTVYFIPVLLSTVVIAQLWSKIYNADYGMLNTLLTNIGLPHLAQDWLGQRETALAASFIPTLWQYVGYHMLLMYAGAKSVSPELIEAAKIDGASTIRTAFSIVIPLMKPILKVSLVFSVIGALKIFDLIYVLTGGGPFFTTEVPSTLMYTTIFDTYRYGYGSALSVFIILECLLFTVIINKFFKTDY
- a CDS encoding extracellular solute-binding protein produces the protein MKALFKKSMIAVLSFVLLISLAACGSGSKSKSNNAGDGTAGGNETKTIELTLWDQSVGNTDPSAKLIPEIVETWNKENPHIQVKRTGTSGEQYKTKIKTAIAANEAPDIFYGMGGGSFMQPYIENGDVLDITDYVTEDVKARIKPGVIETLEHNGRLFTLPVYTHIANLYINTELFEKAGAEIPTTYTELLEAVAKLRAAGITPAVLGEKDRWPGMYWYNIIAMRQAGHDAVVEAFHDPSKWNSPDFVEAARKMQELVKAGLFNDSMFSMSYDEMLGAFNAGNGAMMFQANWVNAGIEDPSSATKGKVVVVPFPVFEDGKGTVNEFFGGSSDGYYISSSTKHPDEAYQFLLYLSEQLGTRGFLMGAGLPTWNTDGLDTSSLSHLDLTFAELMDTAESFIPWWDNIFPATSAETHKNLVAQLLAGDLTPEQFAEEMSKLEPTELNLQ
- a CDS encoding carbohydrate ABC transporter permease produces the protein MEAAISGQPRKSKLFYRIGMILLQAMLVLFAVVQIYPLIWLAFFSLKDNSEIFSGDVLGPPKQFLWSNYTKALSDGNVLTYFINSVWVTAVTIFLVLLLSSMSAYAITRMKWRFSNATMTLILLGMMVPIHAALLPLFMVLRNLKLLNTHWALIIPYVAFGLPLAIFILASFFKGVPREMEESAVMDGCGIYRTFFFIVLPLVRPALVTVAIFTFLSSWNELMFAVTFINDTIYQTLTVGIMSMVGTYITQWGIIGAGLMISTIPTIIIYLLLNKQVQESMIAGAVKG
- the ligA gene encoding NAD-dependent DNA ligase LigA; the protein is MASPMDRMKQLVDELNHHNYLYYTLDQPEISDAEYDQLYDELVRLERETGVILPESPTQRVGGEILEGFEEHRHLARLWSLDKAQTDDDLEAWYQRVTRLIHEYNREHPEDPLPEPTFSVELKYDGLTINLTYDHGVLVQAATRGNGITGEGILAQVKTIRSIPLTIPYRDGIIEVQGEGIMYLSVLEQYNKTATEPLKNARNAAAGALRNLNPAVTAERKLDAFIYNVGYSDRQLFATHQEMVQFLKDNRFKVNPYIAFVQTMDEVKAELEAIKARRHELDYLIDGAVIKLTDLRTREVLGYTEKFPRWAIAYKFEAEEVTTILRDVTWEVGRTGKITPVAIVEPVEIGGVTVQRCTLNNIGDIERKNVKHALGAEVYIRRSNDVIPEILGKVTDEKDGEEIQYPEECPACGSKLVQRGAHLFCENSLGCKPQMVARLTHFASRNAMDIESLSIMTADQLFTELDVRDPADLYDLKFEDLIRLERFGERKAQKLLDAIEKSKQCDLASFLFALGIPNTGITTTRSLAEHFKSLEAVRQATVEELLQIPDVGQIVAESIISFFADPRVKESIDRMLAAGVSPQFEEPELAGETAIVSEFSGKNVVLTGTLQKMTRGEAAKLLEQAGAKVAGSVSKKTDFVIAGEKAGSKLKKAQELGVTVLDEETFLAKLRLK
- a CDS encoding response regulator transcription factor, with the protein product MEKLKILIVDDEYLIRNLIRMCLDWEKHGFTIIGEASSALEALDLLEELEPDIIFTDISMPHMDGITFSSKVLNLYPYTKIVIITGYDEFDYAQRSIKLGISDFILKPIRAAELLDVMNKLKHQIEEERARDEQLEALRKELERNLPVLREKFVASWLEGNIAKDELRDKCRYYNMPSVIREGNVQAAVIEVALSAKDKTEEQLLLKEMQCKNRTEAFFEHDERIMVVSDAKNRIVILAMNRAENLVNDCERLITVLTKAFDCEVNIGVGRLHESLEDVPESYWEACRALRYKVFTGKNQVIYYDDVVASRGQQYRSNPDLLQQLHFYISAGAADQAMKILHQIFDISFSDASQIRLAIMDVVTHCIHAAIEQQIDGEHVFKKDTLTAILSADDLPEAMRQIEGYVRHLAEQIDAKSRGDKQDLVSQVKAYIEDNLGDPDLKLQSVAELFYVSPGHLSRLMKQETGQSFVTYLTNQRMKKAAALLRETDLRGYQIGEQVGVPDPHYFSHVFKKNTGMSISEYRERFAPKKGDQVEEQDV